The nucleotide sequence TGCTCAGCCATCTAGGCCGCATCAGACCGTAGGGGAGCAATCTGAGGGACGAGTGCTGCCTCCAGGGGCGGGGGGTATGGGGAATTAACCCCTTGCTGCTCTACCTGAATAGTTGAAGAGGAGCGCCAAGCAAACCGCTCCGCAGGCAACCACCAATCTAATAACCAGGTCACAGGCGAAAGGGCAAACAGCGCCCAAAACACCGCAGTGGACACAAAGTAGTAGTTGCGTAGGATGAAGGTGAGCACAGCGATCGCCCCTGCCCACAGCAAGCGACCGATACGGGCATTGGGAATCGATCGCGGATCTGTCACCATGAATAGGGCAAATAAGATGAGGGAGCCACTCATCAGTCGATGCCCGACCACATCCCATGTCCAGCCCAGCCAGAGATTGCGTCCAACTTCCAACAGGCCATAAACTCCGAGGAAGGCGATCGAGGTATCCCAACGTCCAACCCGCTGCAACACCAAGCCCCCTGTGGCTAGAAACACAGCCACATACCAAGCATTTTCACCCCATTGCCCTGGTGATACCCAACCACTGTGGCTCAGTAATATCGTCGCTACAATGCCAAAGTTAGCCGGATTGAAACAATGCTTGCCCTTGAACTGAAACACGAACTTACTGGCAATCGCTAACCCCGCTGCCAAAGCCATGATGTCTAGGCGATCGGTGCGAAACAACAAACTCAAACCCAGGGCAGTAATCAGAGGGCTGCGCACATTGATAGAGGGCCGAGCAGAGGAAACCGAGGAGGGAAGACGGATAGCAGAAACGACATGGCTGATGATTACCTGTACAACCAAACAGGTGACGATCGCAGTGGCAATGATCTCTGGTTTGAGCGTCCAGTCGCGAGTACTAAGGCCCAGCACCAAAAACAGGCTAAGGAAAAGGATCTGGTAATCGCGGGCATCGGGAAATGCAGGCATATAAAGCTCACCAACTTAAGAGAAACGAGTGGGAGGCAATGCCAACCCACCCGGTCGTTGCATGATGTCAATGCTGCTTAGTATGCCTACAAGACGAAATCACTAAGGTCAATGTTTCAGAATTTGAAACAGTCAGCGCCAAGGGCATAGTGCCGGACTAAAGCCACGGGAAAGGCTGGATTGTTCTGCCCGAAATACTTGCCATTGGCCGATGTTGCCTAATCACAGGTATTGGGGCAATTACCTTCAAAGATGTCTAGTTGCTGGGCGGGTTGGTCAGTATTCTTGGGTTGGCGCTTTTCTCGTCCAGGTTTTTCTCGCACGGTAGGGTCGCTAGTCCTGCCCTGACGCAACCCGATCGCAATCCGGGAGTGTTTT is from Cyanobacteriota bacterium and encodes:
- a CDS encoding RnfABCDGE type electron transport complex subunit D — protein: MPAFPDARDYQILFLSLFLVLGLSTRDWTLKPEIIATAIVTCLVVQVIISHVVSAIRLPSSVSSARPSINVRSPLITALGLSLLFRTDRLDIMALAAGLAIASKFVFQFKGKHCFNPANFGIVATILLSHSGWVSPGQWGENAWYVAVFLATGGLVLQRVGRWDTSIAFLGVYGLLEVGRNLWLGWTWDVVGHRLMSGSLILFALFMVTDPRSIPNARIGRLLWAGAIAVLTFILRNYYFVSTAVFWALFALSPVTWLLDWWLPAERFAWRSSSTIQVEQQGVNSPYPPPLEAALVPQIAPLRSDAA